AAATCAAAGAATCTGCAGGACAAACATTTAAAGATAGACTCTTCGGTTTAAAGCAAAATTTTGAGGAAGAGGTGGGATTGCCTTCCTCTCCCGAAATCAAAAGCGGGGAAAAAACAAAAAATGCCATTACATACCTTTGTGAAAAGAAAAACCCAATTCCCCCCAGCATCAGAGAGGCAATAAACAAACTAAAACAACTTCCTGTTAATATAGAAGAAAACCATTCAATAGAGTAAGTATTAGACAACTGCCTCAAAACTAAATAAAGGGAAGGCATATCTCTTTGAATAACGGAGTTAAATATCCTATCGAATTGGAACAAAATAACACTCCAAGGCGTTGAAATTTTAAAAGATAAATATATAAGTTGACATAAATAAGGAGGCGGATGAAAGTCTAAAACGCCTTTATTAAAAGGGAAGATTTTAAGACCTTTCCCGTATTACTCTTTATCGCGATATACATCTTTGCGATCTTATTGGTGATAACAAAAGACCCGGCAAATGCTCTTTCCTTCATCGGAACAAGCGGGGGGATGCTTTTTCTCAGCTGGCTTGCTATCGAGATTACCAAAAAAATCCACCCACCGGATATCAAGATCGAAAGCCCGGGCTGGGAGCTTCTATCCGGTCTTCTCATCGTAGTGCTATGGGAATTCGCCCCGTTCCTGCCAAGGATAAATTTTGGCGATAAATGGGATTTGGGATTTATCCTAAAAAAATCCCTAATACTCGTCCTTTTACCTCTCATCTTCCTGAAACTACGAAAACATCCCTTCTCATCTATGGGGTTTACCAAGGCAAACTGGAAGAAAAACCTGAAGGTCGGCTTCATAATATTTCTCGCTATGGCGATCCCGAGCATGTCTTACAGTAATACAGCCAGGTTAATTCTCAGCGGCAAGTTGAGCCTATCTCAGATAGGGATCGGATTTCCGGTATCGTTCACCTATTTCCTTCTTATGTCTGGCTTCTCAGAGGAGTTCCTCTTTCGGGTATTCATCCAAACCAGGTGTTCCCTCTTACTTAAGTCAAAAATAGGTGGTGTCCTCATAAGCTCACTTCTTTTTGGTTTGCTACATTTTTCCGGAATTATGTGGTGGTATCCTGGCACCAAGTTAGTTCAAGCCTTTTGCCGGGCATTCTTCGTTCAGACCTTTATGGGGATCCTCTTAGGCATCCTCTGGGAAAGGACGAGAAGCCTGATCCCGGGAGTTATCCTCCACAGCGGGATTAATGGCTTGAACAACCTGGGTTGGATAGTTTCAAGATTTGGATTTTGAAAAGCTTGATGTATAATTGAGAAGAAGCCAACCACGGAGCAGAAATACATCGGGGATAAAGATAGGTGGGTAGATACATAATCATCGGGGTTATCGGGGCAGGGTTTATTTTTTACTGGCTGATAAGCTCGGTCAGGAAGGAAAAGATCTTCGGGGTTTACATCGGGGGTGGAATCGCTCTTTGTCTAACACTTCTCATTACTGAGAACCTATTCGGCTTGGTCCGGATAAAAACGGACATCCTCGTACCGAAAATATTGGGGCTTGTCGGCAATTTCCTCGTTATCTTGGCATCATTATTGGTCATACTTTCCTTTATCGCCCTAAAACTCAAAGGAAAACCAGAAACCGGAATCGAGG
This sequence is a window from Acidobacteriota bacterium. Protein-coding genes within it:
- a CDS encoding CPBP family intramembrane metalloprotease; translated protein: MKREDFKTFPVLLFIAIYIFAILLVITKDPANALSFIGTSGGMLFLSWLAIEITKKIHPPDIKIESPGWELLSGLLIVVLWEFAPFLPRINFGDKWDLGFILKKSLILVLLPLIFLKLRKHPFSSMGFTKANWKKNLKVGFIIFLAMAIPSMSYSNTARLILSGKLSLSQIGIGFPVSFTYFLLMSGFSEEFLFRVFIQTRCSLLLKSKIGGVLISSLLFGLLHFSGIMWWYPGTKLVQAFCRAFFVQTFMGILLGILWERTRSLIPGVILHSGINGLNNLGWIVSRFGF
- a CDS encoding isoprenylcysteine carboxylmethyltransferase family protein — encoded protein: MGRYIIIGVIGAGFIFYWLISSVRKEKIFGVYIGGGIALCLTLLITENLFGLVRIKTDILVPKILGLVGNFLVILASLLVILSFIALKLKGKPETGIEDTTVFINSGIYRVIRHPLYLGFALWSIGLILQSQSISSTILGTMAFFCFWIGSAKEEEFNVRKFGNKYKEYIKRVPRWNVLKEITGLRKT